A window of the Cryptosporidium parvum Iowa II chromosome 7, whole genome shotgun sequence genome harbors these coding sequences:
- a CDS encoding POZ+kelch domain protein with kelch repeats at the C-terminus, with protein sequence MDDVTRDRITESSLYNDLLISSVLLDDDSLDTLIKGFDSMTHELRESFNNYLSKVRKKIINEFESLKYEKLSFEQEKKRTIREIECNRKAEVERMQKLRNTLEEETEIAKKLIIKEKHDNAKKLLNEKESFYKKQQELANHWQMIENKLNQERLELEKIKDKITEINFSARSTVEINVGGTMFEVSRSILTEGKAKGSLLSRIFSDKTLDIEIETDKNGNIFFDRDPEIFKIIINYLRDSAKCLPSPTTTQMSLNILKEFNYFGIKFYDNSLIYVFGGCNGEKILDTSELFITPIYLEDDFSEEINKNIGWSKVKTMPTPRAHGSSTNLDKSNCALFGGYNNSSKALDSLEIYDPLTDSWRVGPSMLIGRRNLASITLEDGRIFAIGGFNGENIISSTEFYDSRTKFWSVSPQLNVPRSSASCVKLDQFSIAIIGGTCGNKRLKSIEVFDTRRNQWELIQSKELLEVRSGSIAFASFGKVCIWGGIDEKNDVLCSGELFNISSSSIENTSTYIKPLSKGILDSKIHPISMGKYSAIICGGQTAEETIKTTQFYCFQEDKWDKGPDLIFPRYGHAITKLDI encoded by the coding sequence ATGGATGATGTAACTAGGGATAGGATTACTGAGTCTTCTCTTTAcaatgatttattaatcaGCTCCGTTCTGCTAGATGATGACTCATTGGACACTCTAATCAAAGGATTTGATTCCATGACACACGAATTGCGTgaatcatttaataattacttgAGTAAAGTtcgaaaaaaaatcattaatgAGTTTGAGAGTCTAAAGTATGAAAAATTATCTTTTGAACAGGAAAAGAAGCGGACAATTAGAGAAATAGAATGTAATAGGAAGGCTGAAGTTGAGAGGATGCAAAAACTACGCAATACATTGGAAGAAGAAACTGAAATAGCaaagaaattaatcatAAAAGAAAAGCATGATAATGCCAAAAAGCTGctaaatgaaaaagaatcGTTTTATAAAAAACAACAGGAATTAGCAAATCATTGGCAGATGATTGAAAACAAACTAAACCAAGAAAGATTAGAATTAgagaaaattaaagataaaataacagaaataaatttctcTGCAAGATCCACTGTTGAAATTAATGTTGGTGGAACTATGTTTGAGGTTTCGAGGAGCATATTAACTGAAGGAAAGGCAAAGGGAAGTTTACTAAGTAGAATATTTTCAGATAAAACGCttgatattgaaattgaaacggataaaaatggaaatatattttttgatagAGATCCggaaatttttaaaataattataaactATCTTAGAGATAGCGCAAAGTGTCTTCCATCTCCTACAACAACCCAAATGAgtcttaatattttaaaagaatttaattacTTTGGGATTAAATTTTACGATAACTCTTTGATATATGTTTTCGGGGGTTGTAATGGTGAAAAGATTCTTGATACTTCTGAGCTGTTCATTACTCCAATTTATCTGGAGGATGACTTTTCGGAagaaataaacaaaaatattggtTGGAGCAAAGTAAAAACTATGCCAACACCCAGAGCTCATGGTTCGAGTACTAACCTTGACAAGTCGAACTGTGCCTTGTTTGGAGGATACAATAATTCAAGTAAGGCGTTAGATAGTCTGGAAATATATGATCCTCTAACAGATTCATGGAGAGTAGGGCCTTCCATGCTTATTGGAAGACGGAATTTGGCATCAATAACCCTTGAAGATGGAAGAATATTTGCGATAGGTGGATTTAACGGGGAAAATATCATTTCATCAACTGAGTTCTATGATTCTAGAACAAAATTTTGGTCGGTTTCACCACAGTTAAATGTTCCTAGATCTTCTGCATCATGCGTTAAACTTGACCAATTTAGTATTGCAATTATTGGTGGAACATGTGGAAACAAGAGATTGAAATCTATAGAAGTTTTCGACACTAGAAGAAACCAATGGGAACTAATTCAATCAAAAGAGTTACTAGAAGTGAGATCTGGATCCATAGCTTTTGCATCATTTGGTAAGGTATGTATTTGGGGTGGAATAGACGAAAAAAATGATGTTTTATGCTCGGGAGAACTTTTTAAcatttcatcttcatcgATTGAGAATACCTCAACTTATATAAAACCTCTAAGTAAAGGAATTCttgattcaaaaattcATCCAATTTCAATGGGGAAATACTCGGCTATTATCTGCGGCGGACAAACGGCTGAAGAAACAATAAAAACTACGCAATTCTACTGCTTCCAGGAAGATAAGTGGGACAAAGGCCCAGATCTCATATTTCCAAGATATGGACATGCGATCACAAAGTTAGATATTTAA